One Pseudoclavibacter endophyticus DNA segment encodes these proteins:
- a CDS encoding ParB N-terminal domain-containing protein, which translates to MPDFGIPPKGEEIKAVIDQRLRQAMNEDGAKITIDWRGEPRHLYVVSMPVEMLYFNPDTHRIRAQRTLDAKRNAAIEKEPWGQEAQAYLHDLLRQRPANPDQTDPEYTALMDELDDVGQREPGIVSPHGILVDGNTRAAALIDLGEQNIRVGVLPDDTSRQDINTVELSLQLRKDRRRDYSYINRLIAIDEELGRGRSEADVAKDFNIKLATLQRDRWVYALILDAIDRSKTDDGATLRLIDFEEHQEKLRELHRDYTKLAKTDPDSANRLKQSRLAMVLLDYPKTSLRLAEADFHTRYLESRLPGDLKPEPAGAAGGIPVPGIPGATVPSQSTDSAAAEALTNRLLRAKAVARDGKSASPEDVAQAADVMKQARETFDVAVKLAGQNAELVKRQIAVPERLTDAADYVTQCANEFAEAKAKRALDDDAFDDALIVLRDSLESLARQAGRTFSAPGEGVAWLLDAVRPRS; encoded by the coding sequence ATGCCAGACTTCGGCATCCCTCCCAAGGGGGAAGAAATCAAGGCCGTCATCGACCAGCGCCTGCGCCAGGCGATGAACGAGGACGGCGCGAAGATCACGATCGACTGGCGCGGGGAGCCCCGCCATCTCTACGTGGTCTCGATGCCGGTCGAGATGCTCTACTTCAACCCGGACACCCACAGGATCCGCGCGCAGCGGACCCTCGACGCCAAGCGCAACGCCGCGATCGAGAAGGAGCCGTGGGGCCAAGAGGCCCAGGCATATCTGCACGACCTCCTCAGGCAGCGGCCTGCGAACCCGGACCAGACGGACCCGGAGTACACAGCGCTGATGGACGAGCTGGACGACGTCGGCCAGCGGGAGCCCGGCATCGTGAGCCCGCACGGGATCCTGGTCGACGGGAATACGCGCGCCGCAGCCCTGATCGACCTCGGCGAGCAGAACATCAGGGTCGGCGTGCTGCCGGACGACACGTCCCGACAGGACATCAACACCGTGGAGCTGTCACTCCAGCTGCGGAAGGACCGCCGCCGCGACTACTCGTACATCAACCGCCTGATCGCGATCGACGAAGAGCTCGGGCGCGGCCGCTCCGAAGCCGACGTCGCCAAGGACTTCAACATCAAGCTCGCGACGCTGCAGCGCGACCGCTGGGTCTACGCGCTCATACTCGACGCTATCGACCGCAGCAAGACGGACGACGGGGCGACGCTGCGCCTGATCGACTTCGAGGAGCACCAGGAGAAGCTGAGGGAGCTCCACCGGGACTACACGAAGCTGGCCAAGACCGACCCCGACTCCGCCAACCGGCTGAAGCAGTCGCGCCTGGCGATGGTGCTCCTCGACTACCCGAAGACCTCGCTACGGCTCGCCGAGGCCGACTTCCACACCAGGTACCTCGAGAGCCGACTGCCCGGCGACCTCAAGCCGGAGCCCGCGGGAGCGGCGGGCGGCATCCCGGTCCCCGGCATCCCAGGGGCGACCGTGCCGAGCCAGAGCACCGATTCCGCCGCGGCCGAGGCTCTCACGAACCGGCTCCTCCGCGCCAAGGCCGTGGCCCGCGACGGCAAGAGCGCGTCGCCCGAGGACGTCGCGCAGGCGGCTGACGTGATGAAGCAGGCGCGCGAGACCTTCGACGTCGCCGTGAAGCTCGCCGGGCAGAACGCCGAGCTCGTCAAGCGGCAGATCGCCGTGCCCGAGCGGCTGACCGACGCAGCGGACTACGTCACGCAGTGCGCCAACGAGTTCGCGGAGGCGAAGGCGAAGCGCGCGCTCGACGACGACGCGTTCGACGACGCACTCATTGTGCTCCGCGACAGCCTCGAGAGCCTCGCCCGGCAGGCGGGCCGCACCTTCTCCGCCCCCGGGGAGGGCGTCGCGTGGCTCCTTGATGCGGTCCGCCCGCGGTCATGA
- a CDS encoding DNA cytosine methyltransferase, protein MDGKSRSTELTAVEICAGAGGQSLGLHLAGFRHVLAVELDRAAAETLDRNLTRLASEEGTPRPVVAVGDVADRSVWEPEDYRGVSLLAGGVPCPPFSIAGKQLGTSDERDLFAWAVEAAGRMQPDAVLLENVRGLSMPRFAGYRQAVLDRFAELGYRADWRLLEAKDFGVPQLRPRFILVALREEFAPYFSWPEPTPAAQTVGSALYDLMAANGWAGAEEWAKRADRVAPTIVGGSKKHGGPDLGPTRAKREWRAIGVDGLGIADAAPGPHAPLDLVPKLTNEMVARIQGWAGPGYEWDFGDGRGRKTATYRQIGNAFPPPVARAVGLAIASALRKETRSSGDDHGARSQYRDEVYRVLRDREGFVSLPALRKAVGGALGDHEIERRIEFLRRDFDIEVRRRGSYPAYRLGEWRAFRGQGDHSRHLAFATERLRSKIS, encoded by the coding sequence ATGGATGGGAAATCACGCAGCACCGAGTTGACGGCCGTCGAGATCTGCGCCGGCGCGGGCGGTCAGAGCCTGGGTCTCCATCTCGCAGGGTTCCGGCATGTGCTAGCCGTCGAGCTCGACCGGGCCGCCGCCGAGACTCTCGACCGGAACCTGACTCGGCTCGCCTCCGAGGAGGGCACCCCTCGGCCCGTGGTCGCGGTCGGTGACGTCGCCGACCGATCGGTCTGGGAGCCGGAGGACTACCGGGGCGTCTCGCTCCTCGCGGGCGGCGTTCCCTGCCCGCCGTTCTCGATCGCCGGCAAGCAGCTGGGCACATCTGATGAGCGCGACCTGTTCGCGTGGGCAGTCGAGGCGGCGGGGCGGATGCAGCCCGACGCAGTGCTCCTGGAGAACGTCAGGGGCCTGTCGATGCCGCGCTTCGCCGGCTATCGGCAGGCAGTGCTCGACCGGTTCGCCGAGCTCGGCTACCGCGCGGACTGGAGACTGCTGGAAGCCAAGGACTTCGGCGTGCCGCAGCTCCGACCTCGCTTCATCCTCGTGGCCCTGCGCGAGGAATTTGCTCCCTATTTCTCGTGGCCGGAGCCGACGCCAGCGGCGCAGACCGTGGGCTCCGCCCTCTACGACCTCATGGCAGCGAACGGCTGGGCGGGCGCGGAGGAGTGGGCGAAGCGCGCCGACCGCGTGGCACCCACGATCGTGGGCGGCTCGAAGAAGCACGGCGGCCCGGACCTCGGCCCGACCCGGGCGAAGCGCGAGTGGCGGGCGATCGGCGTGGACGGCCTCGGGATCGCCGACGCAGCGCCGGGGCCCCACGCCCCGCTCGACCTCGTGCCGAAGCTGACGAACGAGATGGTCGCGCGCATCCAGGGATGGGCCGGCCCAGGCTACGAGTGGGACTTCGGCGACGGCCGCGGCCGGAAGACGGCGACGTACCGGCAGATCGGCAACGCGTTCCCGCCGCCTGTCGCTCGTGCCGTCGGGCTGGCGATCGCGTCCGCTCTCCGTAAGGAGACTCGGTCGTCGGGCGATGACCACGGCGCGCGCAGCCAGTACCGCGACGAGGTGTACCGAGTGCTCCGGGACCGCGAAGGGTTCGTCTCGCTCCCCGCGCTGCGGAAGGCGGTCGGTGGTGCCCTCGGCGACCACGAGATCGAGCGACGGATCGAGTTCCTCCGCCGGGACTTCGACATCGAGGTGCGCCGCCGCGGCAGCTACCCGGCCTACCGCCTGGGAGAGTGGCGGGCATTCCGCGGCCAGGGAGACCACTCCCGGCACCTGGCCTTCGCCACCGAAAGGCTCCGCTCGAAGATCAGCTGA
- a CDS encoding NaeI family type II restriction endonuclease: protein MLATKIAHQLHGGLYPDDTVNGRAVVLGERTRPDGELASADLAPETLHALRDLGASSSSSHLRSTPEAGPPRAGNVLDVTLLPLPLPEDDARDSVVREMEGLDPDGTITGQVLRDTFDQLYDGVRTRRYRWDQLFKTEKTHFGTLVEINLQRQFEYGDGDKLDYRIAGHEVDAKYSQGSGGWMLPPEAVGELCMVITASDRESTFSVGVVRASEGLLNAGQNRDAKRTLSAAGRATIAWLQKDAPLPPNTLLHMPESDVEAVLDAGAGTARVSELFRRTAGRVVGRAAVATVAAQLDVTRRVRGGQSGSRDPLASEGIVVLGGAYDWQRDAARDLGLPVPRRTEYVAGHVAPVQEGWDGPVALGPSGLSLRPAAPDDRAPFDPLWYGERRENR from the coding sequence TTGCTGGCCACCAAGATCGCGCACCAGCTCCACGGGGGCCTCTACCCGGACGACACGGTCAACGGCCGCGCAGTGGTCCTCGGGGAGCGCACCCGACCCGACGGCGAGCTCGCCAGTGCAGATCTGGCCCCGGAGACGCTGCACGCTCTCAGAGACCTCGGCGCGTCGTCGTCGAGTAGTCATCTGCGGAGCACCCCGGAGGCCGGGCCGCCCCGTGCCGGTAACGTCCTTGATGTGACCCTGCTGCCTCTCCCGCTGCCTGAAGACGACGCCCGCGACAGCGTGGTGCGCGAGATGGAGGGGCTCGACCCGGACGGCACCATCACCGGCCAGGTGCTCCGTGACACCTTCGACCAGTTGTACGACGGAGTGCGGACCCGGCGGTACCGGTGGGACCAGCTGTTCAAGACGGAGAAGACGCACTTCGGCACCTTGGTGGAGATCAACCTCCAGCGCCAGTTCGAATACGGCGACGGCGACAAGCTCGACTACCGCATCGCCGGCCACGAGGTCGACGCGAAGTACAGCCAGGGCTCCGGCGGCTGGATGCTCCCGCCGGAGGCCGTCGGCGAGCTGTGCATGGTCATCACCGCCAGCGACCGGGAGTCCACGTTCTCGGTCGGCGTCGTGCGGGCATCCGAGGGGCTCCTCAACGCCGGTCAGAACCGGGACGCCAAGCGGACGCTGTCGGCGGCAGGGAGAGCGACCATCGCGTGGCTGCAGAAGGACGCGCCGCTTCCCCCGAACACCCTGCTGCACATGCCGGAGTCGGACGTGGAGGCGGTCCTCGACGCTGGGGCCGGGACCGCGCGGGTGTCGGAGCTCTTCCGGCGGACCGCCGGTCGGGTGGTCGGCCGCGCAGCGGTGGCGACGGTCGCGGCCCAGCTCGACGTGACCAGGCGAGTCCGGGGAGGGCAGAGCGGCTCGCGGGACCCGCTGGCCTCTGAGGGTATCGTCGTCCTCGGCGGGGCCTACGACTGGCAGCGGGACGCCGCGCGCGACCTCGGCCTGCCGGTACCGCGGAGAACGGAGTACGTCGCCGGGCACGTCGCGCCCGTACAGGAGGGATGGGACGGCCCTGTGGCGCTTGGCCCGTCAGGTCTCTCGCTGAGGCCTGCGGCCCCCGACGATCGCGCGCCGTTCGACCCGCTCTGGTACGGCGAACGCCGCGAGAACCGCTGA